A window of the Miscanthus floridulus cultivar M001 chromosome 14, ASM1932011v1, whole genome shotgun sequence genome harbors these coding sequences:
- the LOC136503984 gene encoding aquaporin PIP1-2-like, with the protein MEGKEEDVRLGANRYSERQPIGMAAQGTEEKDYKEPPPAPLFEVEELTSWSFYRAGIAEFVATFLFLYISILTVMGVSKSPNKCATVGIQGIAWSFGDMIFALVYCTAGISGGHINPAVTFDLFLAQKLSLTRALFYMVMQCLGAICGAGVVKGFQQTLYMGTGGGANAVNPGYTKGDGLGAEIVGTFVLVYTVFSATDAKRSARDSHVPILVPLPIGFAVFLVHLRIRELRGRRWTSPDLLHGPVLRRIRELRGGARRICGVSPDRREEPGGVAVGRRFRGARVERRRMRPHAGRGAAVEERRPRRRGVGGGIGAPGSWGPETKIWEFS; encoded by the coding sequence ATGGAGGGCAAGGAGGAGGATGTCCGCCTGGGTGCCAACCGCTACTCGGAGCGTCAGCCCATCGGCATGGCAGCGCAGGGCACGGAGGAGAAGGACTACAAGGAACCCCCGCCGGCGCCGCTGTTCGAGGTGGAGGAGCTGACGTCCTGGTCCTTCTACCGCGCCGGGATCGCCGAGTTCGTGGCCACCTTCCTCTTCCTCTACATCAGCATCCTAACGGTGATGGGGGTGAGCAAGTCGCCCAACAAGTGCGCCACCGTGGGCATCCAGGGCATCGCCTGGTCCTTCGGCGACATGATCTTCGCGCTGGTCTACTGCACGGCGGGCATCTCCGGCGGCCACATCAACCCAGCAGTCACCTTCGACCTCTTCCTGGCGCAGAAGCTGTCGCTCACACGCGCGCTCTTCTACATGGTCATGCAGTGCCTGGGAGCCATCTGCGGCGCCGGCGTCGTCAAGGGGTTCCAGCAGACGCTGTACATGggcaccggcggcggcgccaaCGCCGTCAACCCCGGCTACACCAAGGGCGACGGGCTGGGCGCCGAGATCGTCGGCACGTTCGTGCTCGTCTACACCGTCTTCTCCGCCACCGACGCCAAGCGCAGCGCGCGTGACTCACATGTCCCCATCCTCGTGCCGCTCCCCATCGGCTTCGCCGTTTTCCTCGTCCACCTGCGGATCCGCGAGCTCCGGGGAAGACGGTGGACCTCGCCGGACCTTCTACATGGACCAGTACTTCGCCGGATCCGCGAActccggggcggagctcgccggATCTGCGGGGTCTCGCCGGACCGCCGGGAGGAGCCGGGAGGAGTCGCTGTGGGGAGGAGGTTCCGCGGTGCTCGTGTGGAGAGGAGAAGGATGCGGCCGCATGCGGGAAGAGGAGCGGCGGTGGAGGAGCGGCGGCCGCGTCGGCGGGGCGTCGGGGGCGGAATAGGAGCCCCTGGTTCCTGGGGACCTGAAACTAAAATTTGGGAGTTCTCCTAA
- the LOC136505419 gene encoding 5-methyltetrahydropteroyltriglutamate--homocysteine methyltransferase 1-like, with the protein MASHIVGYPRMGPKRELKFALESFWDGKSTAEDLENVATDLRASIWKQMADAGIKYIPSNTFSYYDQVLDTTAMLGAVPERYSWTGGEIGFDTYFSMARGNATVPAMEMTKWFDTNYHFIVPELGPNTKFSYASHKAVNEYKEAKALGVDTVPVLIGPVSYLLLSKPAKGVEKGFPLLSLLSSILPVYKEVIAELKAAGASWIQFDEPTLVLDLDSNKLAAFSAAYAELESALSGLNVLVETYFADVPAESYKTLTSLSGVTAYGFDLVRGTQTLGLVTSAGFPAGKYLFAGVVDGRNIWADDLATSLSTLQALEAVVGKDKLVVSTSCSLMHTAVDLVNETKLDSEIKSWLAFAAQKVVEVDALAKALAGQKDEAYFAANAAAQASRKSSPRVTNEEVQKAAAALKGSDHRRATTVSARLDAQQKELNLPVLPTTTIGSFPQTVELRRVRREYKAKKISEEEYVSAIKEEISKVVKLQEELDIDVLVHGEPERNDMVEYFGEQLSGFAFTANGWVQSYGSRCVKPPIIYGDVSRPNPMTVFWSKTAQSLTSRPMKGMLTGPVTILNWSFVRNDQPRFETCYQIALAIKKEVEDLEAAGIKVIQIDEAALREGLPLRKAEHAFYLDWAVHSFRITNCEIQDTTQIHTHMCYSNFNDIIHSIIDMDADVITIENSRSDEKLLSVFREGVKYGAGIGPGVYDIHSPRIPSTEEIADRINKMLAVLDTNILWVNPDCGLKTRKYPEVKPALTNMVSAAKLIRTQLASTK; encoded by the exons ATGGCATCCCACATTGTTGGTTACCCTCGCATGGGCCCCAAGAGGGAGCTCAAGTTTGCCCTTGAGTCTTTCTGGGATGGGAAGAGCACCGCTGAGGATCTTGAGAATGTTGCTACCGACCTCAGGGCCAGTATCTGGAAGCAGATGGCTGATGCTGGGATCAAGTACATCCCCAGCAACACCTTCTCCTACTATGACCAGGTCCTTGACACCACCGCCATGCTCGGCGCTGTCCCAGAGCGTTACTCATGGACTGGAGGAGAGATTGGGTTTGACACCTACTTCTCCATGGCCAGGGGCAATGCCACTGTCCCTGCTATGGAGATGACCAAGTGGTTCGACACCAACTA CCATTTTATTGTCCCTGAATTGGGCCCTAACACCAAGTTCTCCTACGCTTCTCACAAGGCTGTTAACGAATACAAGGAGGCTAAGGCG CTTGGTGTTGATACCGTGCCAGTACTTATTGGACCAGTCTCATACCTGTTGCTCTCAAAGCCTGCCAAGGGTGTGGAGAAGGGATTCCCTCTTCTTTCCCTTCTTAGCAGCATCCTCCCTGTCTACAA GGAGGTCATTGCTGAGTTGAAGGCAGCTGGGGCTTCATGGATTCAGTTTGATGAGCCCACTCTTGTCCTCGACCTTGATTCTAACAAGTTGGCTGCATTCTCTGCTGCATACGCAGAACTTGAATCTGCACTTTCTGGATTGAATGTGCTTGTCGAGACTTATTTTGCTGATGTTCCTGCTGAATCATACAA GACCCTAACATCTCTGAGCGGTGTGACTGCTTATGGTTTTGATCTTGTCCGTGGAACCCAAACTCTTGGGCTTGTCACGAGTGCTGGTTTCCCTGCTGGAAAGTACCTCTTTGCTGGTGTTGTGGATGGACGCAACATCTGGGCTGATGATCTTGCTACATCTCTCAGTACTCTCCAGGCTCTTGAGGCTGTTGTTGGGAAGG ACAAGCTTGTTGTATCAACTTCCTGCTCACTCATGCACACCGCTGTGGATCTTGTGAACGAGACTAAGCTTGACAGCGAGATTAAGTCTTGGCTTGCTTTTGCTGCCCAGAAGGTGGTTGAGGTTGATGCTCTTGCCAAGGCATTGGCTGGTCAAAAGGATGAG GCTTACTTTGCAGCAAATGCTGCTGCTCAGGCATCGAGGAAATCCTCTCCCCGTGTGACCAATGAAGAAGTCCAGAAGGCT GCTGCTGCTCTCAAGGGCTCTGACCACCGCCGTGCAACCACCGTTAGTGCTAGATTGGATGCCCAGCAGAAGGAGCTCAACCTCCCCGTCCTTCCCACGACTACAATTGGTTCGTTCCCGCAGACTGTGGAGCTCAGGAGGGTCCGCCGTGAGTACAAGGCGAAAAA GATCTCTGAGGAGGAGTATGTCAGTGCCATCAAGGAGGAAATCAGCAAGGTTGTTAAACTCCAAGAAGAGCTTGACATCGATGTGCTTGTGCATGGCGAGCCCGAG AGAAACGATATGGTTGAGTACTTTGGTGAGCAGCTCTCTGGTTTTGCCTTCACCGCCAATGGCTGGGTGCAATCTTATGGATCAAGGTGTGTCAAGCCACCGATCATCTATGGTGATGTGAGCCGCCCCAACCCAATGACTGTTTTCTGGTCGAAGACGGCACAGAGCTTGACATCTCGCCCAATGAAGGGAATGTTGACTGGTCCAGTCACAATCCTCAACTGGTCATTTGTCCGGAATGACCAGCCAAG ATTTGAGACTTGCTACCAGATTGCTCTTGCGATCAAGAAGGAGGTCGAGGATCTTGAGGCTGCTGGTATTAAG GTTATCCAAATCGATGAGGCTGCATTGAGAGAAGGTCTGCCACTCCGCAAGGCTGAGCACGCTTTCTACTTGGACTGGGCCGTCCACTCCTTCAGAATCACCAACTGTGAAATCCAGGACACCACCCAG ATCCACACCCACATGTGCTACTCCAACTTCAACGACATCATCCACTCCATCATCGACATGGACGCCGATGTGATCACCATCGAGAACTCCCGGTCCGACGAGAAGCTCCTCTCCGTCTTCCGCGAGGGTGTGAAGTACGGCGCCGGCATTGGCCCCGGTGTCTACGACATCCACTCCCCCAGGATCCCGTCCACCGAGGAGATTGCTGACCGCATCAACAAGATGCTCGCGGTGCTCGACACCAACATCCTCTGGGTGAACCCCGACTGCGGTCTCAAGACCCGCAAGTACCCGGAGGTCAAGCCCGCCCTAACCAACATGGTCTCTGCAGCCAAGCTCATCCGCACCCAGCTCGCCAGCACCAAGTGA
- the LOC136503986 gene encoding uncharacterized protein, translating to MDVDVVAHDKHVVAAAGTEADAAAVAQDALEEEAVMDADVVVLVLVVAVAVAVALVAQDNLGNEVAMGPDALAPAGAPAQNNLGNEVAMGVDALAATVAAMAMVMAMTMAALVAQDNLGNEVAMGPDALAPAGAPAQNNLGNEVAMGADASAAAGALAQNNLGNEVAIGVDVSAATVAAMAMAMAMVMAATAAVPVDVSAAQSTQEASEALAATE from the coding sequence ATGGACGTTGACGTGGTGGCTCACGATAAGcacgtggtggcggcggcggggacggaggccgacgcggcggcggtggctcaggACGCGTTGGAGGAAGAGGCGGTGATGGACGCTgacgtggtggtgctggtgctggtggtggcggtggcagtggcggtggcgttGGTGGCACAGGATAACTTGGGAAACGAGGTGGCGATGGGGCCCGACGCGTTGGCGCCGGCGGGGGCGCCGGCTCAGAATAACTTGGGAAATGAGGTGGCGATGGGGGTCGACGCGttggcggcgacggtggcggcgaTGGCGATGGTGATGGCGATGACGATGGCGGCGTTGGTGGCACAGGATAACTTGGGAAATGAGGTGGCGATGGGGCCCGACGCGTTGGCGCCGGCGGGGGCGCCGGCTCAGAATAACTTGGGAAATGAGGTGGCGATGGGGGCCGACGCGTCGGCAGCGGCGGGGGCTTTGGCTCAGAATAACTTGGGAAACGAGGTGGCGATTGGGGTCGACGTGTCGGCGGCGACGGTGGcagcgatggcgatggcgatggcgatggtgatggcggcgacggcggctgtGCCAGTGGACGTGTCGGCGGCTCAGAGTACGCAGGAGGCCAGCGAGGCTCTGGCGGCGACGGAGTAG